From the Bacillus rossius redtenbacheri isolate Brsri chromosome 12, Brsri_v3, whole genome shotgun sequence genome, the window caTTCACAGTGTAACGACATTGGTTTACAGACCCTCTTGCagtataattaattctaatccaaagtcccaaaaaagtctattacggaggaggggggaggaacggaaattatgacgttctttagtctatataatccaaccactaaatcccgtcgccacactctgttttcaatacacatcttctgtaaatcgtaccagccgggaaaataaagtactaaaatccagttctcacacttacttggtactgaagcatacctctgaagccggaGACTCCCGGGGTCGggcgtaaaccccactcactatttGCGCTTCTAGCAGCGCTCGTGTACCACCACGTTTTTCGCTTCGCCAAACGTgccatggcattaccgtcatattcCCATTAATTCTTGTTCACGTAACATAACACAACTTCCCCATGGCTGGGATGCGATTCCTCATTCACGAACAGTTCCGCGGCCGGTGGTCAAAAACACACTCCTCGCAAAACAGCTGGCAGCCGCCTCCCActcgtcacgtcagctgacgtcacccccctcctctgctaccacccctcactccgcaaGATCGTTCTCGTTACTTCTCGTACGTCCCACTACAGAGTAAGAGTaggtacttaacgtaaaataaaccaagtatactattaaaaagttacaataaataaatattaaaatacaccattaaataatataaggacataaatagtgttataaaaaattaaatcatcttagaataaactttacgcaaaataaaaataataataataatatccaagacgactgaggccgccacaagtggcctcattAGTTAAGTTACATGAAGATAGATTTCCTTTTTGAAACTTGTTTCTCTATACTATTCATACTTCTTTGTCTTATTgtcaaggagataacttaataaaACAACTATTTGATTATTCAAAAGACAGTAAACACCATTTTTacgaacttcattagagcgaacaattcattactacgaactatgtCTTTGGTCCCGTCAGGCGtcatataacataacgtaaaaaaatttcactagtacgaattttctcgctataatttttaaaatattctataaatattcatttgaacgaacacttttctgcccggcacgATAAACGACAAACAGATAAAATCGTCGCCATTGGTCGCGAGACTGTAAGAGCAGGTGGTGTGCAGACGTGGGGACGGCGCGCCGCCTGGAGCTGGTGCGCAGCCAGCGCGGCAAGGAGGCGCGCCACAGCCTGCTGGGCGTGCTGGACCGCTGCTGCACGGGCGGGGGGTCGCGCGCGCTGCGGGCCAGCCTGCTGCAGCCGCCGTGCCTGCACGAGACCCTCCAGCAGCGCCTGGACTGCGTGCAGGAGCTGGTCGACAGCCCCGAGCTCCTCCGCGCCCTGCAGGTACCACGCCCGCCTCCTCAGTCACAGTTCACAACAACACAATTTACAATTTACAATTCTTGTTTTCctcaaaaacaacattttaaacagtttaacAACTAAAAATAGTTCCGTATATGATTTGTGAAATGGCGGCGCCATTAATTTCCCTGGATGTTTGGAACGGTGTAGTAGATCCCCAAGCATAAGCTTATCTtcacaaaataatgtttataaaaatattttatgtttgtttcttAGTAACGAGACGCAACCCATTTGTGTCGATTGTTGTGGTCATGTCTCGGGACAGCCGTAAAATCACCTCGCTCTGCTATCGCACAGGGTTGTCTAAGGAGGCGGATACTGAGTTTGTGCGCCACCACGTGGTTTGTGGGCAAGTGCACCCGGCGAGACTCCTTCTCGGGCCGTGACGTCGCCCGAGTGCGACGAGACGATGCTTCGCTGGTTCCTAAcacccgctctcagcggcgggcatGCTGGTACACTCGCGTAATGCCCTAATCTTTACCTAGGTGGGCTCTAGGCATCCCACATGCCAGACAAATACACCGGGGCACCCGTGACCGAAATAATATACACTCGAGATTCACACctgatatttattaaacattgctTGTCTCTACATTGTTCATGCGAAGCGGATATAAAGCCGATGGCAAACAATCGGTTTAGGATGTGGGCCAGGTCACCACGTGGCCTGACCAAAGAAACATAacgaagttaaatttaaaatgctcGAGGAGCTTAAATTCTTATTGAAACGGTctaccacccggagtaggcctcgaagACAGAAAGAAAGCGATTTAGATTAATATATGCAAAACGGATGCTAACGGATCAGATAAGGtagatgtaccagtagtcgtcatgctaagaagagttttataaaaaaaaaaattgtgtacataaccttgtaggtgtattactgcccctacatgtttgtttttaacctcaaactttactctacaatgctatccaacactcttcgataaacacaaattatttttgtagatttataattttgaaaaaagtgtgatttcgagccagtagtcgtcatgcaaattttcgtgtttgtcagtgttcgtcacatgtttgtgccagtagtcgtcatgtgcgatttcggctgcattagttttaattcatggatccagaatgatagtattgtactatttgggcttcaaattttatttggtactatattttaaacatcaaaatggcatttcataaagatcgttcagtaatataatgaataatcctcattaaattttgaatttacttacagcactcacggaacaaagagggacagcacatagagctgtagcaaaccgaatgtattcgttactgagtaacgggtgtgccgtctagtaacgagtaacgaaacgttacacacggctgcattttgttactcgcatttctcgtatattttacgcatgcgcgcgcatattcaatgaatttacgataca encodes:
- the LOC134537927 gene encoding uncharacterized protein LOC134537927 isoform X1; this encodes MTSRILSRISWKRSSTRAWPREQPDQMQHVYMHMTTCLTDTRRRHRAGSSVVLRAGSSSRLVFSSITYLSCVSDARALSCWGECRLSPSSFSTSASLGITTCRQGAEELGAVDQLLHAVQALLEGLVQARRLQQAGPQRARPPARAAAVQHAQQAVARLLAALAAHQLQAARRPHVCTPPALTVSRPMATILSVCRLSCRAEKCSFK
- the LOC134537927 gene encoding uncharacterized protein LOC134537927 isoform X2; translated protein: MQHVYMHMTTCLTDTRRRHRAGSSVVLRAGSSSRLVFSSITYLSCVSDARALSCWGECRLSPSSFSTSASLGITTCRQGAEELGAVDQLLHAVQALLEGLVQARRLQQAGPQRARPPARAAAVQHAQQAVARLLAALAAHQLQAARRPHVCTPPALTVSRPMATILSVCRLSCRAEKCSFK